The Pseudomonadota bacterium DNA window GATCTGGGATGAACTTCAGCGGGAGCTTGAGAAAATTGTCTCAGGCCTGCAGGCTGATATGATTCCTGAGACTGAATCGGAAGCTGCGGATAAGACTGAATGATTCTTTTGGGTGAGTAATAACATATAATTCAATGACGTTTAAGTAATGGCGGTTGTCATTTTAAGAGAGAATATCGAATGTTGAACAGGGAATTTTGAACCGCAGAAGTAAAAAAACACTTCGACATTCCTTGTTCGACATTCTGCGGTTCGTATTGAAAAAATCTCTTCAGTTTATGACAATGAGATCCAATTTTAAGTGAACCATGGAAACCTTAGAGATTCTCGGCAGAAAGATAAAAACATCACACGACCTGTTGTCGGTGGTAAAAACCATGAAAAGCCTGGCTGCGGTGAATATTCGTCAATATGAAACCGCCGCCGGGGCAATGGATGAGTATACCGTTGTGATAGAAAAGGCCTGGCAGGTATTTTTTAAAAACCGGCCCCATCTCCAGAAAAAGAAAATGTCTGATCAGGCGGTATTTCTGGTCATTGGTTCGGACCAGGGGATGTGCGGGCAGTTTAATGAAAATATCATGCAGTATGCCCTGGACATCGCTAATTCTGAAGAAATGATCGGTTATGAAAAAATATTCTGGTCCGCCGGCGAACGGGTCCGGGCTGGCCTTGAAGAGGAAGTGGTAATACACGAACATTATTATCTGCCATCCTCGCCATCGGCAATCGGCGATCTCATGTTCGAAATCGTTGATAAATTCGCCATTTTGCATGAAACAGAAAGGGTTGAGACCTTTCACCTTTTTTACAACAGGCTTGAAAGGGGCGGGGCATATTCTTCGGCAAGCCAACGGGTTTTGCCCCTTGATCCGCAATACGGCGAGGATAAACGCCGCCAGTCATGGCCCAATCGTTGCCTGCCGATGATCGGCGTCAATCATGCATTGTTCTTTGAGCAGCTTTTCAATCAGCATATCTTCGGGACGATTTATAAGGCCTTTTCGCAGTCCCTGGCCAGTGAGAACGCAGCAAGGCTTGCGTCGATGCAGGCCGCCGAAAAGAATATTCTGGAAATGGAGGAAGCCCTGCAGGGCAAGTTCCGGGAAACCAGACAGAACACCATTACCGCTGAACTCCTGGATATAATTTCAGGGTTTGAGGCCTTATCCCCTGCTTAAGCGGTTTTCGGAGTAATTCATTAATGTCGAATCAAACAGATCCCGGGACCACAGGCAAAGAAAAAAATCTTTTCAGTACCTTTGGGGGCGTTTTTACTCCGGCGATACTGACAATCCTCGGCGTCATAATGTTCATGCGCGCCAATTTCGTCGTCGGCCAGGCAGGGATCATCGGCGCGGTGATTATCCTGATTATTGCCAAGTCCATCACCCTGATGACCTCTTTTTCCATAGCGGCAATCAGTACAAATATTCAGGTGCGGGGCGGCGGTTCGTATTTTCTCATATCAAGAGTAATGGGCGTTGAGTTCGGCGGCGCAATCGGCATTGCGCTTTTCTTTGCCCTGGCCCTTTCCGTGCCTTTTTATATTCTGGGATTTGCCGAAGCGCTGGTTATTTCATATCCAGGAATCGCCCCGCATTTTTTAAGTATCTGCCTGGTAACCGCCACAGTGCTTTTTCTGGTTGCTTATTATGGCGCAGGCCTGGCCATAAAGGCACAGTTTGTGGTCATGTTTGTTCTGTTTCTGGCTATTGCCGCTTTTCTGGGCGGCGGTATCCTGCAATTTTCATCGGCACGCTTTATGAGTAATCTTTCTCCCGGTTATGGGCTGGACGTGGCCCGGACATCCTCCGGAATGCAGTATGGCTTCTGGTTGATATTTGCGATTTATTTTCCGGCAGTCACCGGTATTGATGCAGGGGTCAATATGAGTGGCGATCTCAAGGACCCCGGTACAAGTATTCCCCGGGGGACTTTTGCGGCGGTGATCGTCGGGTTTCTGGTGTATCTGGCGCAGATACTAATCGGCGGTGGCGCCTGGGAACGAGCGGACCTTATTACCAATCCCTTTGGGTTGTTAAAGGAAAACGCTCTGTTCGGTTTTTCATGGATTGTAGTTGCAGGAGTTATTGCCGCAACTCTTTCCTCTGCCCTGGGCAGCCTTCTCGGAGCGCCTCGTGTGCTGCAGGCTGTGTCACGTGATCGGATAATGAAGTTTTTGACGTTTTATGCAAAAGGGGCAAAAAAAGGTGATGAGCCCAGGCGGGCACTTATCTTGACTTATTTTATCAGCGTAATCGTGCTGCTCTGGGCCGGGAATGAATCCGGCGGCGATGCACTTAACGCCATGGCGGCGATCATTGCGATGTTTTTTTTATACAGTTACGGGATGATTAATCTGTCGGCGTTTATCGAGGATTTCGGCGACAACCCTTCTTTCCGGCCGCGATTCCGTTTTTATCACTGGTCAACCGCCCTGCTTGGCGCTTTTGCCTGTATGGTGGTTTCCATTCTCATTAACTGGATTGCGGCAATCGGTGCAATCCTTATTATTTTTCTCTTTTTCTGGTTTATCAAGACCAGAAAGCTTAAAGCGGCTTTTGGTGATGCCAGGCGGGGATTTGTCTATAATTCCATCCGCAAGAACCTTCTCCGTCTGAGCCGGATGCCGGAGGATCCCAAGAACTGGCGGCCCACCATGCTGGTTTTTTCAGGAATTCCTGCTCTTCGTGAACCACTGGTTAAATATGCCACATGGATTGCGGCTAAACGTGGACTGGTGTATCTGGCAGACATTCTTGAGGGGGATTTCATGGAACTTGCGTCCAGAAGACCGGGGGCTCTCCGGCAATTACAGAAGTTCTGCGAGGAAAAAAATATCGACGCCTTTCCGTCGGTTGTGACCGCAGACACAATTGAAGATGGGGTTTCCATGCTGCTTCAGGCAACAGAAACCGGACCGATTCATCCTAATGTCGCAATATTCGGCTGGTCTTCTGAATACGAACATCTGCCCGCTTATCTTCGCCAGCTGAAGGTTGCAGCCGCATTGGAGATGAGCATTTTCCTCGTGTCAGTAAAAGGCCTGCCGCTTCAAACCAATGATAAACGGATAGACATCTGGTGGCGTGGAAGAAAAAACGGCGAGATGATGATGCTGGCGGCCCACCTGATTACCGAAAACTGGGAATGGGAAAACACCGAGATTCGTCTGCTGCGGGTGGTTGAAAACGAGGAGGGGCGGATTCCTGCGTCAGAGGATCTTGTCGGGATAATCAGTCTTGCCCGGGTAAAGGCTTTTCCGCAAGTTATCGTGAGCCGCGACCCTTTTGAAAATATATTTCGGGAATATTCAGCAAGCGCTGATTGCATATTTCTGGGTTATGAACTCCCTGAAGAAGAAGACGAAAGAAGCTGGCACGGCTTTTATCAGAAAGTGCTTCATGATATGCCTGCGACAATTCTGGTTAATTCACAGATCCGCGAAATCATCGAAGCCTAAGGAGCATCCAGCCCGTTTTTTGTGATAATCAATCGGATTTGCTCTAAGTTTTCCAATATTTCTATTTATTTCTTGCTTTCAAT harbors:
- a CDS encoding amino acid permease, which translates into the protein MSNQTDPGTTGKEKNLFSTFGGVFTPAILTILGVIMFMRANFVVGQAGIIGAVIILIIAKSITLMTSFSIAAISTNIQVRGGGSYFLISRVMGVEFGGAIGIALFFALALSVPFYILGFAEALVISYPGIAPHFLSICLVTATVLFLVAYYGAGLAIKAQFVVMFVLFLAIAAFLGGGILQFSSARFMSNLSPGYGLDVARTSSGMQYGFWLIFAIYFPAVTGIDAGVNMSGDLKDPGTSIPRGTFAAVIVGFLVYLAQILIGGGAWERADLITNPFGLLKENALFGFSWIVVAGVIAATLSSALGSLLGAPRVLQAVSRDRIMKFLTFYAKGAKKGDEPRRALILTYFISVIVLLWAGNESGGDALNAMAAIIAMFFLYSYGMINLSAFIEDFGDNPSFRPRFRFYHWSTALLGAFACMVVSILINWIAAIGAILIIFLFFWFIKTRKLKAAFGDARRGFVYNSIRKNLLRLSRMPEDPKNWRPTMLVFSGIPALREPLVKYATWIAAKRGLVYLADILEGDFMELASRRPGALRQLQKFCEEKNIDAFPSVVTADTIEDGVSMLLQATETGPIHPNVAIFGWSSEYEHLPAYLRQLKVAAALEMSIFLVSVKGLPLQTNDKRIDIWWRGRKNGEMMMLAAHLITENWEWENTEIRLLRVVENEEGRIPASEDLVGIISLARVKAFPQVIVSRDPFENIFREYSASADCIFLGYELPEEEDERSWHGFYQKVLHDMPATILVNSQIREIIEA
- a CDS encoding F0F1 ATP synthase subunit gamma, which translates into the protein METLEILGRKIKTSHDLLSVVKTMKSLAAVNIRQYETAAGAMDEYTVVIEKAWQVFFKNRPHLQKKKMSDQAVFLVIGSDQGMCGQFNENIMQYALDIANSEEMIGYEKIFWSAGERVRAGLEEEVVIHEHYYLPSSPSAIGDLMFEIVDKFAILHETERVETFHLFYNRLERGGAYSSASQRVLPLDPQYGEDKRRQSWPNRCLPMIGVNHALFFEQLFNQHIFGTIYKAFSQSLASENAARLASMQAAEKNILEMEEALQGKFRETRQNTITAELLDIISGFEALSPA